CGGCTTCGACGAGGGCGAAGTCCAGTTGGCCTTCGGGCGCCGACGCCGCGAACGAGCCGAGCGTTTCACCTGAGGAGGACATCAGCGGCGTGCCACCCATCGGATTCGGCAGTTGCGACGCAAAGAACACGGCCGACACACCGGCCACGCCCCGCATCTCCTCGCCGTCCTGCGTGTAGGCAAACAGAATTTCACCGCCGTCGGCACGCACCCGCATCGACAGCCCCATCGAATTGATCATCTGCTGCGTGCGCTGCGCGTAGTCAGCGGCGGAACTCGCGTAGTCCGGACGCTCGCGATAGTCCATGATGCGGACGCCCTGATAGGCGCGCTGTACGCGCGCTTCGAGATATTCGCGCGCACTGGCGAAGGAGGCGGGCATGCAATCACCGCTCCCTGCAGTGTTCGACGTCGCCCACACCTCGGTGGGGAAGATCAAGATGGTCGACCGTCCATCGGGAGAGGTGGCCTGCCAGTTCACCGAGTACGGCGCGCTGCAGGGGCCGGATCCCGCAATGACGCCGCCCGTACTGCGCCAGCCCATGGGCACAAGTACCGACATCGCCGGCATGGCCGCGATCACGCCGGGGTCATCGATGCTCACGCGCTGCAGCATGAGTGCATCGGGTGGCAGCGGCGTGGTGGGCCTCACCGATCTCCCTGACCCCTTGCCCGCGCGCATGCCCATGGAGTCACTGAATGCGGCATCGCCGGTCCCATCGCCCTGCCGGTTGGAGTTGTCCTCGGCAGTGGCATCGCAGCCGAACAGTACCGCGCAGAGTAGCAGGAAGCGGCCGAACGGCAGGTGAGATCGGATTCGTGGAAACATGGGCATGGGCACCGGGTGAGTGTCGCTTCACCTATGTACGCGCGAAAAGGTCGAAAGGCGGCTCATCGCACGGTCAACCAGATCCACAGTTCCGCGTCGCCAAGCACCCGGCAGGAGTGTGACACCCACGTGCAGACGCGGACTTGCGATTCCGCCGGACATCGCGCCCCACGTGGACATGCCGGTAAGCGCGAGGCTACGCGTGACATGGACGTTCGCGCCGAAGCCAAACGCCGCCAGCGTGCGCCACGACATACCGTCCTCCACACGTCCGGTAGATGCCTCAAGACGATCACGACTCAACGTGCGGCTTGAGAGACCGCCTTGTAGGAACGGGGTGATGACGCGAAAGACGGTCGGTGCATGGTAGCGCGCCCCAATATCCACCGAGCCGACGCCTGTTCGGTTCCCCCCCGTCGTCTGGAAACCGCCCCAGCCTGCATTGATGTACGCCGCCCATTGCCGTGTGAAGCCATAGCCGAGTGTGAGGCCTTGGCCGACCACGTGCTCGTTGGCGCTGCTGGGTACGCCTGGCTGAGTCGTGACCACGTTGGTTTCCGTCCCATAGCCGAGCATCAGCCCGGTCGTATGTGTACGGCCCGCGCGCTCTTGCGCGAGAGTCGAACGTCGGATCCCCCACGATACGGGGAGCAGCGCCGCACCGTCACACACCGCGATGCCCGCGGCACTCGACACGTACCGCGTACGCGGCGCCCAACCTTCTGAATGGATCGCGCATATCATCCGAGAACTGCGCGTGATGGCCTCGCATCGTGTCGCCCCCCGCTGCACGAGAACGCAACGACATGACGAACTCCGATCCACTGAACATGTTGTTGAAACCGATGCGAATAGAATCACTCCCGCTGTCAGATTGCCAGGTGTTTAGTCCGTTGATTTCTGGTTCCATGTTCAGCGGCAACGCCGCCCACTTCTCATCGAATCGATGTGCGAGTCGAACACCGACGCCGTGAGCAGTCCCAGCCAGCACGGTATCGAGCTGCACGAAGGTGGGAGCCCAATAAGCATCCGGTGGCGATGTACCAAATTGATTGAACAACTGCCAGCAACCCACGGCCTCTTCCCGGAGCGCCCCACGCGACGCCACCCGCGCGGATGGCGCGTCGTCACGAGACCCGCCGCATGCGCCAACCGCTGTTACGGTTAGGACGGAACAGAATCGCACAATTCGGGACATGTTTGAAACCTTGCCCTTCTCGCTATCGCTGCGAGCTGCTCGCGCAGTCGTTCTCCCCTTTGGCTCGAACAAAGACGAGTGCGCGTGGCTCGAACTTGTAGGGCATCGCACCAAGGTGACCGTACTCGCCCTTGCGGCTCCTGACTCCCCGCCAGCGCACAAACACTGGCGGCGGGTACGTGCCAATGACGTACGGTCCTTGTACAGGTGGAAGGGTGGAAAGAAACCGTCTGAACTCTGGCACAGCGTCCGTCGACTCAACCCACCATCCGCGTTCGGAATTGCACGGCGCGAAGCCGCTCGACTCGAAACCGGCGACATAGTGTCCCTGCACCTCGACCATCACCTCGCGGTTCGGTCCCAAGAGATCCCGACAGCCCACAAGCAAGAGAGCGGTGCCCGAACAGACACACGAGCAAACTTTCGCCGTATCGCGAACAATAGCGCGGATTCTCTGCATCATACTCCACCTCGCGTGATTCGCTGCATAGTGCACAACGCGCAACGCTTTGCTGCGGCGCTCCCATGAAGGTACGCGCTTGGGGCATCGTCCGCAGCGGGCCTTCTACAGCGGCCCGCCGTTAGCGAGTCGTTGCGCTGAACCATAGGCCCACCATTGAGAGTGGCCAACAAGCTGTAGTTACCACGTACATGCGCCTTCGGGAAAAGTGTGCGGCGACCGCCTGGAGCAACATGGCTCCCGAGAGAAACACTGAGCCGAGTGACCGAAACGGAGGCTCACCGCCGAACACCGGAACCCCTTGCCAGGCGAGTACGCTCGCAACGAAGAGTGCGGACGTCAGAAGCACGAAGGTATGGTCAAGTCGCGCCCATCGCGGGTCGTCGTATCGCCAGGTCATGATCCTCGGAGCAATGGAAGTTGTGGTTTGGACGCGAAAATACCGGCTTCTGCAGCGGACGCTCAATCAAGAAGCGCGCGTAGCGCGCTTCCGAAACGTCGTCCCGCTGCAGCAAGCAGCGTTAGCCCCGACGTGATAGGTGCATGGTGAACGGATTGTCAGATCTTGTCCCAACCGTGCCGGTCTGCCCATCGGATTGCACGCGCGGTACTCCAGGTCATGTACGTGGTGATGATCCCCATAACGATCGCCGCTGTCAGTCTTTGAGCAAGCGTGGCGCGCCCCGGGGCAACCAACAGATACACTGGTACCCCCAGTGTCATCAGGACGAACAGCCAGTAGAAGACCATGGCTCCGGCGCGATCAACCACACCAAACAGCTTTCGTCGGACCCAGAGCGGGGCACGCTCCTGGTCGCCCGAGCGCTCGATCACCTCGGCAACTGCGCGATCGAGTGCGTCGACTCCGATTCCCGCCTCTTGCGCAGCGTCGCGCAGTCGCACAAGCGAGATCGACTCATGTCGCGCAGCGTCAAGTACCGTCGCACGCGCCAGCACCTCGCGGGCAGCCTCGACAGACAGGAATACGGTTGAATCTTCGTTCACTGAGGCTACTGCCGTGTCAGTGTGATCGCAAAGCGCGCGCTCCCCACCGTCTGATCCGCCACGGTCAGCGCATTGCCACTCACCGTCCACGTCAGGTCGCGAACAAACGTATCCGCCGCCTGCTGAAACTGCACAGCATTGCCCGTGCGCACGGCCGTACCGGCCATGTTCTCCGTCAGGGCCGTCCCGCCCGTGACACTGGCCGGGAGAACGAGTGAACCGCTGGTTGCATTGTCCGTGCCGATCGTGATCGTCAGGGAGCCGCTTTGCGCGAGCACGTCAGTCGCGGCCTGTCCGGATGGCGTGACACGGAAGGTGGTCGCGCGATAGCTCCCCGCCAGCACATTCGTCTCTGTTGGCGTGTCGCCTCCGCACGCGGAGAGCATGCTCGCGATAGCCAGCGTCGTGGGAATGCGGCGAAACATGGACGGCAGTCGTGGCATGGCAGTTTCAGGCGAGAAGAATGATGCGGATTGCAGTGGACGATTCTCGCACCCAGTACTGCCCCGAACATGGCAAAGTTCCGGGCCGTCCAACGCTGGCTTCTGCTGGGGGAGTTTCAATCAGGGAGCGCGCCCAAGCCCGCCCCTCGGTGCTCTTGACGCCATCGGTCGCGAGTCTAGAATCGAGCAACCCGATCTGATGTCCAATCCGGGCGTATGAAGACCGGAAGTAGTTCAGACTCGAGAATTTCCTGGGTTCGACTGTATTCCCGCTCCGTTGCAGTTCCATGACCAGTTACCGGGTGCAGTACACTCCTTACGACAAGAGGCGACAATGAGCTGGCGAGGTGCATTCCTGATGGCACTATGTGCAGGCCTGGCCGCGCCGCTTTGCGCACAGACACCGGCGGCGACATCCCTGTTCACTGCGCGCATCCTCGACGCGCGCACCGAACGACCAATCGCTGAGGCGAGTATTCTGCTGCCCGGGCTCGAGCGCACCGCGAGGAGCGATTCGCTTGGCAACATCCGTCTCACGCAATTGCCGGCAGGCAAGCACATCGCGCTCGTCCGCGCCGTCGGCTACGACTCACTGCTGTTTGCAATCGATATTGCGCAGTCCGATACCGCCGAAGCGGACCTCATGCTCACGCCGACCACGCAGCAACTCGAAACGGTAAAGGTCGAAGCCACCGGCGGGATGCGGGCCGCGCGGATGGCAGAGTATGAGGAACGCAAGAAGATCGGACTCGGGAGCTTCATGGACTCGACGGTATTTCAGGAGTTTCCTGGCACCCCGTTGGCCGATGTACTCGACAGACGGCTACCCGGCCCGAGATTCCGCGGCGCTCGGTGCCTCATTCTTGACGGCGTCCCGGTGGTAGGATCCGATCCGAATCTCGTGCTGCCCGAAGAGATCGCGGCCCTTGAGGTCCATACGGGTGCGACCGTTCCCGCAAAGTACGGCGGGACGACCAGGTGTCGCATATTCATCCTGGTGTGGAGGAAGCTGCGATGAGCGTGCGGCGTGTATGCGCAGTGCTCCATCTACTGAAGCTGGACGCCTAGGGCACGAGCCTGAAGACGTTCGATGGGAATGCGCGATAGCCAAACTGCTCGGTCGGTGACGTGTAGTCTTCCGCGAGCGCTCGGCGCATGCGCACCGCGACCAGCCCCTTTTCCGGAAAGATCGTGAGGTACTGTCCAAGCCACCCTTGCGCGGAAATGCCGAGCGACGGAGTCGTGCCCAGGACGCGAAAGTACGGCATGTGATTGGTGGCGCCGAGCCACTTCATGAATGCGGTGTACTCCGCTGGCGTCAGTCGCGCTGCCATCGCGGCGTAGTACGCGCTCGGCGCCGTGTATGACTCAGCCACGAGCGGTTGCAGTTTCGCCATCGTCGAATCGGGCGCGCCCATGGATCGCCACTGGGTCAGCAGGTCCGACGTGATGCCGATCGCGGTGTAGTTCACGAGGCGCCACCAAAGCAGCCCGTACTCCGGCGCAAAGGTCGTCGACGCCGCGGCGGACGCGGCCATCCAATCCAGCGGGATCACCTGCTTTCCCTGCCACTGACCACCATCGAGAATCGCCTGTCCGACCTTCGCCAGGTCGAGCGGCCGAATCCGCATCTCGCCGGCGCCAAGGGGAACGCCGTGCAGATCACGCACCCAACTGACGCTCGTGATGCCCATGGGGACAAACAGCTTCTCATTCAGGTACTGGTCCATCGGCTTGCCCGCCAGACGCCCCGCCAACAGCGCGAGGAGATCGACGCCCGCGTTGTTGTACTGCCATCCGGTCCCCGGCGCGAAGAGCGTGCGCGACACGATGGCCTTGGCTTCGATGTCGCCCATGTCCCGCGTCGGATCGAGGCCGGAAGTATGTGACAGCAGGTGGCGGTACGTGATGCTCGCCTTGCGCGGATCGGCGTCGGCGAACGTCGGCAACTGCTTCACCACCGGTTCATCGAGCGAGGCGAGCTTGCGATCCGCGAGCAGGAATCCGAACGCCAGGCCAACGAACGACTTGCTCGCTGACATCGCCATGATCGGCGCGTCGATGCGACCAAAGTAGTTCTCATACACGACCTTGCCGTTTCGCAGGATGACTACGCCTTCGCTGCGCTCCGCCGACGCGTTGGCGATCAAGACCTTGAGCGCGGAGTCGCTGATGCCCTCGGCAGCCGGCGTCGAAACAGGAATTCCTTCGCGGTCTGTTACAGGCGCGGGCGCGGGCGTATCGACCGGGGAGTTCTCGGTGGGAGCGTCCGTTTTGCATGCCGCGAGCACGGCGACCACGCAGTACACGAACGCCAACCTCTGCCGCATTCGCAGCAGCCTCCCCCTCACCGCCGCGGACCCGTCCACACCACAATCGTGCCGCAGCCGCTGAAGATGTCCTGGAACTCTGCCGGGACGAAGCCGGTCTGGTACACCTCGACCGCCGCCACGTTGTCCGGCAGGATGAAGCTGTCGAGCGCCTCGGTGCCGGGCATGCGCATTCGGTCAACGAACACGGTGGGCACGCACCCGCCCCGAGTGCCGCGCATCGTGATCACGCGATCAGTACTCCTACCGCGCATCTCGAGCCGCACACCCGGCATCTCGCGCAGCACGTCAGTGAAGCGGAACAGCACCATCTCTTCCAGGTCGGCAGGCCCAACGAACCGGCCGATGCCCATGCGCTGTCGCTCTTCAAAGGCCGCGAGATTGCGCCCGAGCGCAGTGCGCAGAATCGCGTTCGCACGCACCCGCACCGTATCCATGACCTCTGCACGCGCCATCGCCACCACCTGCGCCACGGTGTCGCCGGGCACGAGGTCTACCGACTGCTGCTGCGGCGCGTAACCCAGCGCGCGCACATCAAGCGTCCAGGTGCCGGTGGGTGTGGCCGTCAGCACGAAGCGCCCCGCACTGTCGGTACGCGTTTCAAGGCCGGTCGAACCCAACCCGACCATGGCGTTGGCAAGCGGACGTCCGTCGTCTGTCTGCACGGTGCCGCGCACCCCACCCTCGCCACGCAGCACGATGTCCACGACGCCGCTGTCTTCCGGCGCCCGCGGGCCGCTCGAGGTGGCCGCGACCGCGTCCGCACGCCCCAGCACCAGATCGCGCGGCGCAATGGCGGTGGCCGACGACGTGAACGTGGCCACGCCGCTCGCCGCGTCGGCTCCCAGCGCGCGCAGCCGGACGGTGGTCTCAGTGGGCACGCCGCACACCACGTAGCGGCCGTTGTCACCGACCGGCACGTCGGTGGTCACGATGGTGCGTTCGACACGCCCCTCCTCGATGCGCAGGTCGAGCCACTGCGCCGTCACCTGCCCGGCGCTGGGCGGCAGCTCGCTGACCGTCGCTGCCGCGCGCGGCGGCGCGCTGGTCGGCACGGCGCGCCGCACGGTGCCGAACAGATAGCCGGTGCCCGGAATGGCCGCGCTTCCGCACACGCGCGCCACGAGGGTGTTCACCGACGGCACCGCCGCGCGCACGGTCACGCCACGCCCGGCCCGCACGGTGAACGGCACCGCCACGCTGCCCACACCGAGTGTGTCGAGACGTGCGTGACGCGCCGTGAGCACCCACGGCCCGGCCGGCAGGTTGTCCACCCGTGCGCGTCCGCGCGCATCGAGCGTGGCGTCGTGCACGCGTGTCGTATCGAGTACCGACACGAGACGTACGCTCGCGCCCGCAAGCGGCACTCCGGTGATGCTGTCCACGCTCGTGATGTCCACGCGGCCAGGACGACCCGGCGACGGGGACGCTTGCTCCTGCTCTTGCTCTTGCGCGTGGACAGGCGCGGCGCCGAGCGTGCTCAGACATGTGACCATGACAGCGACCAGGAAGTTCGTACGGTGCGTCATCACTTGCGATTCTCCATCACACTGCGGCGTTCGAGTCACGCCGAGCACGTCGTCGGGATCGTGCGCGGGCTGGGAATTTCAATCGGGCTGATCGCCTTCGCGTAGAGCATACGGCTCGATCACCGGCCCCGCCAGTTCGGCCCGCCCTGACAGGTATTCACGGATGCCAAACGGAACCTGCAGGACCAGCGTCGCGCCGTCCCCCACAACCAGGTAAGCGCCTTGTACCTGACCTTGCGAGCCGGTGTTCCCTAGCTCGTGCCAGACCCGGTATGGGGTGGCTCCAGCGGCGAAGGCGCACCTTGTGCCGCTATGTCAGCTACAGGGTAGCGATGTGGCAGGCATGTCGATCTCCGATGCGAACACGACGATGGCCCACCAAATGCTGCCGTCCATCAGGGCCTCTGCGGGAACCTCGCGCAAGGCGATCTCGTCGTGCTCGGGCTCATATCGCAGCTCCTGCAGTCGGATCTGCAGCGGGAGATGCACTCGCCCGCCGGCATCCTGCACGGTGAGTTGGACGTCGCGAGGAACCCCCTTGGCTTCCTCTGGAGACATCGGCTGGAGCACGACGTGGCCGGTATTTACCTCGCGGCCGGGACCATGGCGCGATCGCTCGGCAACGATGTCCGGCTCAACGGGATACTGGTGGATTGAGGACGATCCTGGAAGAGGCAGCTGTACTTGCCACACGCCCATAGGCTGCGCGTGCGGTGCGGCTACGAGGATTGCCGACAGTGTTTGCGGTCTGTCTGGACGGCGGGGAGGCTCATGCGGGTCCGGCGCCCGCGTTCGCAGTTCGCCAAGCAGCTGATCGCCGCGCCAAAGTGTCAGCGGCATTTCTGTCATCCGAACGGACGTGATCGCGCTGGCTGTGCCTCAGCGGTCGCTACCGTCAAGCTGAAAAGCAGTACGGTACGCATCAGAAGGTCGCGTACTCTCATGTCCTAGATACCGCTTCCATGGTGAATGGTCAGCATAGCGTATGCTTCTGCTGCGGCCGCTCCGACAAGAAGGGTTTGGCAGGGCGTCCGCAACCGACTTAGGCCATCATGGATGCCCCGCCCAACCCAATCCGCACCTGCGGCTGTCAGCATCAAGCGTCGTTATACCGCCGCGCGCACAGTCTGATCGTCGGCCGGCGCCACACCGACCCAGCCAATCCAGAAATCGATCCCGAAGCGAAGGCCGACGTGGTGGACACGGTTGGCGTCGGCTTCGACGCCGAGATAGCGAGCCCAGCGCTGGTAGTCGCCAAGCGATGCGTCGTTGTCGCCAAATGCGTGCACCAGGAACAGCGCACGCGGGACTTGGAAGCGCACGGCTTCAAGAATCGCGGCGACAGGCCGATGCATCAGCTGGTAGCGGAGGCTCTCCGTATCCTGTCTGCTGATTTCAAGGATGTTGCACAGCTGGGCGAGCCGCGCGGGCTTACCGCTCTTCTCCGAGGCATCGGCGAGCCACTCAGCGACTGGGCGGTCAAAGGGCTCACCGGCCTTCGCCTCGACTGCCACGGACACAACTCCGGACTTTGTTGCAAAGAGGGCCCAGAAGTCAGTTTGCGATGCGTGCCCGCCGCCTTCCAGCTCGACCTGATGCTCGGGGATGCCCAGCAGAAGCGATGCGCCACTGAATATTGGCTCTGCATCAAGGGTGGCCGCGACCGCAGGCGGGATGCCGCGCTCCGACCCGCGAGCTGCTTCCCACGCGACGGCAGCCTCGAATGCGGACTTAGTCTGTCGCCACTGCGTCGCCGGATTCGCAAGCAGGCGGCGCCAGTCGCTGGGGCCCATTGTAGGCACAACTAGTCGCGACACGAATCTCTCTCAGGTCGGTATAAAGTTCGCTTCTGCTGCGGAAACCCCACTAAGATGCGGCTGCGCAACGGCTGCATCAACAACGTGGCCGTCAGCAGCAAGCGTCGTCATGTGTCAGGCGCATCGGCGTCAATCTTCTGCCGAACCAGCTCCGCCAGCTGTTCGGGCGTTAGCACTCTGAGGTCAAGGTAACCGATTGTACCGGGGACTCCAGGAATGTCCGTATCGTCGAAGCGCACGGGTAGCATCCTGCCGCCCACGCCCTTGAGGTGGGTTGCGAGGGCATGGCTCTTCTCGTGATTGGGCCAAGCTTTGGCGGCGTAGTGTCGTGAAGAGAACATGACGACAAAGCTCGCGTCTTGTCCATAGACGTGTCCAAAGTGCTCGGCGAGATCCTTGCCCCAAAGATTTGTCTGCTCGTATCGGTCGTAGAACACGTCCACGCCGGCCTCGCGTAGAGCATCTGCGACCTTTTCAACGTACTCGCGGTCTTCTCCGGCGAACGAGAGCGCGACATCGTACTTTCGACGAGCCGCCGTGCGGCGCGCACTCCGCTTCTCCTTGGCCGTACTTGGATCCGTTGCGGGAGCAGACGGTCCAGAAGTGGAGGTGCGTATCTTGAAGCCGAGCGCCTCAACGTCGGCCCGAGACTTCTCGATCTCGCTGCGCCGGGCCGCTACGGCCGCTCGAACCGCGGGCTCAAGCTGGCGGTTGTACTCCGCAACCTGCGCGTCAACCCAACCAAGCCACTCCTTCAGCCTGGTGAGATCTTCGTCAAACCACTTTTTTGTTGCGGCGACGTCGCGACCCGGAGAATCGTACGGGAACCGTAACTCGTCTTTGCCAATCACAGCCCGCGCACCATTCAGTGTATATGTGCTTGGCCGGCATCTTAATACTTGAGGGTCTCCGCTGAATGGGAGATGGTAGCAGACCTCAAGTCCATCAACGATCGTTGGTCCCCACGGGTTGTGGGCGCGATTGAAGTCGTGGCTGACGTCGATCTTGACGTCGCGCGTGGACACTTCGATTTGGTCGTCATGAAGCAAGATGGGTCTTACGACGAGTTCGGAAGCTGTCATTGCGGCGAGGTCTTCATCAGTGCGCGACGCGAATCCGGACTCAGGGATCGTGCGGACACGCTCAGCGACGCCCTTCAGCTGATCGTCTAGCACTGAGCGCAGGTCGTAATCGCTGAACAGCAGGGTCCAGTCCTTTCTGATCATTGGTTATCGCGGAAGTCGGGTAGGTACGCTTAACGCTTTGTGTTCAGCTGCGAGCGGATGAAATAGAGCGAGCGAAGCGAACGCAGAATAGCCCGCTCGTCTGCTGCAACACTGGGTGAGACGGCACGTTCGAACACTCACCGGTACAAACCGGGTAGATAGGTAACAGAACAAACCGGCAGCATGGGTAACACTCCATTCAAACTGCATCTTCGCTTCGTACCCCGCGAGGAGCGACGATGCCGTGGTTGGAGACCGCACCGGTGGAGCAGCGCCAGCAGTTCATCGAAGACTATCAGGAGGGCTTCTATTCCATGTCCGAGCTCTGCGCTCGCTATGGGATCAGTCGCAAGACCGGCTACAAGTGGCTCGAGCGGTTCGCCGACGGCGGACGGCGCGGGCTGGCGGATCGGAGTCGAGCGCCCCACACCTGTCCGCATCGCCTCAGCGACGTCGTGGCGGAGCATCTGTGTCAGGCGCGAAAGAAGCATCCGGACTGGGGGCCAGCGAAGCTGCTCGACTGGCTTGCCGCCCGGCATCCAGACATCGAATGGCCGGCGACGAGTACGGCGGGGGATTTGCTCGCGCGCCGCGGTTTGGTGGTCAAGCGTCGGCGTCGGCGCCCACATCAACACCCGGGGGTGGTGGCGCCCGTGACGACGACGCCCAACGATCTGTGGACGGCCGACTTCAAGGGCCAATTCACGACGCGTGATGGCATCTGGTGCTATCCCCTCACGATTGCCGATCAGCACACGCGCTTCCTGCTCACGTGTCGCGGGCTCCTCTCCACCAAGGGCGTCGGCGTCAAACCGTTCTTC
This portion of the Gemmatimonas sp. UBA7669 genome encodes:
- a CDS encoding carboxypeptidase-like regulatory domain-containing protein; its protein translation is MSWRGAFLMALCAGLAAPLCAQTPAATSLFTARILDARTERPIAEASILLPGLERTARSDSLGNIRLTQLPAGKHIALVRAVGYDSLLFAIDIAQSDTAEADLMLTPTTQQLETVKVEATGGMRAARMAEYEERKKIGLGSFMDSTVFQEFPGTPLADVLDRRLPGPRFRGARCLILDGVPVVGSDPNLVLPEEIAALEVHTGATVPAKYGGTTRCRIFILVWRKLR
- a CDS encoding serine hydrolase domain-containing protein, which codes for MVAVLAACKTDAPTENSPVDTPAPAPVTDREGIPVSTPAAEGISDSALKVLIANASAERSEGVVILRNGKVVYENYFGRIDAPIMAMSASKSFVGLAFGFLLADRKLASLDEPVVKQLPTFADADPRKASITYRHLLSHTSGLDPTRDMGDIEAKAIVSRTLFAPGTGWQYNNAGVDLLALLAGRLAGKPMDQYLNEKLFVPMGITSVSWVRDLHGVPLGAGEMRIRPLDLAKVGQAILDGGQWQGKQVIPLDWMAASAAASTTFAPEYGLLWWRLVNYTAIGITSDLLTQWRSMGAPDSTMAKLQPLVAESYTAPSAYYAAMAARLTPAEYTAFMKWLGATNHMPYFRVLGTTPSLGISAQGWLGQYLTIFPEKGLVAVRMRRALAEDYTSPTEQFGYRAFPSNVFRLVP
- a CDS encoding carboxypeptidase regulatory-like domain-containing protein produces the protein MDITSVDSITGVPLAGASVRLVSVLDTTRVHDATLDARGRARVDNLPAGPWVLTARHARLDTLGVGSVAVPFTVRAGRGVTVRAAVPSVNTLVARVCGSAAIPGTGYLFGTVRRAVPTSAPPRAAATVSELPPSAGQVTAQWLDLRIEEGRVERTIVTTDVPVGDNGRYVVCGVPTETTVRLRALGADAASGVATFTSSATAIAPRDLVLGRADAVAATSSGPRAPEDSGVVDIVLRGEGGVRGTVQTDDGRPLANAMVGLGSTGLETRTDSAGRFVLTATPTGTWTLDVRALGYAPQQQSVDLVPGDTVAQVVAMARAEVMDTVRVRANAILRTALGRNLAAFEERQRMGIGRFVGPADLEEMVLFRFTDVLREMPGVRLEMRGRSTDRVITMRGTRGGCVPTVFVDRMRMPGTEALDSFILPDNVAAVEVYQTGFVPAEFQDIFSGCGTIVVWTGPRR
- a CDS encoding DUF6946 family protein; translated protein: MGPSDWRRLLANPATQWRQTKSAFEAAVAWEAARGSERGIPPAVAATLDAEPIFSGASLLLGIPEHQVELEGGGHASQTDFWALFATKSGVVSVAVEAKAGEPFDRPVAEWLADASEKSGKPARLAQLCNILEISRQDTESLRYQLMHRPVAAILEAVRFQVPRALFLVHAFGDNDASLGDYQRWARYLGVEADANRVHHVGLRFGIDFWIGWVGVAPADDQTVRAAV
- a CDS encoding toll/interleukin-1 receptor domain-containing protein, translated to MIRKDWTLLFSDYDLRSVLDDQLKGVAERVRTIPESGFASRTDEDLAAMTASELVVRPILLHDDQIEVSTRDVKIDVSHDFNRAHNPWGPTIVDGLEVCYHLPFSGDPQVLRCRPSTYTLNGARAVIGKDELRFPYDSPGRDVAATKKWFDEDLTRLKEWLGWVDAQVAEYNRQLEPAVRAAVAARRSEIEKSRADVEALGFKIRTSTSGPSAPATDPSTAKEKRSARRTAARRKYDVALSFAGEDREYVEKVADALREAGVDVFYDRYEQTNLWGKDLAEHFGHVYGQDASFVVMFSSRHYAAKAWPNHEKSHALATHLKGVGGRMLPVRFDDTDIPGVPGTIGYLDLRVLTPEQLAELVRQKIDADAPDT
- a CDS encoding IS481 family transposase; translation: MPWLETAPVEQRQQFIEDYQEGFYSMSELCARYGISRKTGYKWLERFADGGRRGLADRSRAPHTCPHRLSDVVAEHLCQARKKHPDWGPAKLLDWLAARHPDIEWPATSTAGDLLARRGLVVKRRRRRPHQHPGVVAPVTTTPNDLWTADFKGQFTTRDGIWCYPLTIADQHTRFLLTCRGLLSTKGVGVKPFFERAFREYGLPLAIRTDNGVPFATTGIHGLSQLNVWWMRLGIQHQRIHPGRPQQNGAHERMHRTLKRAAIRPPRANAAAQQRAFDAFRREYNTERPHEYLGGETPATHYASSPRPYPKRLPAQEYPGHFLVKKITTGGTFRFQHRLLFIAQSLTNHHIGLEETDDGIWSIFFNTVLLAKLDERDYIIRG